Proteins encoded in a region of the Uloborus diversus isolate 005 chromosome 1, Udiv.v.3.1, whole genome shotgun sequence genome:
- the LOC129219855 gene encoding putative autophagy-related protein 11 has translation MVDGETNPTASGSEGTDLATSEKSLLNFYQKKFDEYQKQDDKYKQKIDKHLSDLIADRHELEAEVLRRGEKISDLQKALVDLQLSCFEERERFLKVSAEKEELKKNEKKLHENIRQVLSVTQEKDLRDKIIYVLKDPKVEIGYRSEDNDSGTGISSSPTLVNKYLKEQVKSLQSQLDEYIKLSKNKADVVLEDCKRALESARERIKQDEEENKKLRHKLQKLETEMLENQQKIAKKKDKEDNGIESNGQKEPLSSRSSRGKSSGSTESISDVASGFKDMHLSLILLSKILSKLKSILNNIHNTKIFLKTLDSSQVPPSSLPDYAENTDIVQLETYARQCTRLTYDVNCMQKALANKYFFKQSRGAEKVESIVPNVLMDNLQDVLRDLANSTTEADLIILNLNRSRFFEQLQCAPGKERKAESPTSCLKDAAEFKKLINTYKCVGGSISKAINLTEKALLKCEVSDFVEVIDVPGTSYSVDKKKLEPKIVRNLSSEWVDKGALPLKSYEVMKEKKVPKQLQNSGRNFDKGESRSKSANFSNVHSQSKRDKESRNSTPECFELEEELTKTASDFPRQHVKGMYVNLPSEHCSQLKSQAFPTTQLRAEDKVFKHSKACGPKAKTGTSEDLEKLIKIYKNAMSEAEDLGVGKSELKALSSKLKLTEEFLELEQIEEGKENEDRSISSKQTQSILTSRSSTDDIIRWINRTLAKVKQVESKECLQDDELCKNLEEKINGLAKRLKELSEEFSVQNLHQQFSEYSSATMNKLETLAKQTRDSVSAAEAQIGTYKANVKILSQKLKDTEELLRESVNECLSLKQKLKSEEEKREKQKMAFYSELRQKVSQVAEIEELEKILDDVMSSEVVISKDKRRPSGPYECMYCKQGPGHKMCEEKIKDLRANNRKLTTEMKLVQQELKEEKMCASSDLKQAEKAIRELTAERNTLKDSAQSLESKCSSLTEQLKVERNKTKNMERYRKLEIEGFQTDIKNLKTKIRDLEKQLMKVDLHFFIMVWIEIDLSNLIIKDLETKMCLNLSEIVLTYGLPEFNL, from the exons CATGAACTTGAAGCAGAGGTTTTACGAAGAGGTGAGAAGATATCCGACTTGCAAAAAGCACTTGTTGATCTCCAGCTTAGTTGCTTTGAGGAAAGAGAAcggtttttaaaagtttctgcgGAGAAGGaagaattaaaa aaaaatgaaaagaagctGCATGAAAATATTAGACAGGTTCTAAGTGTTACTCAAGAAAAAGATTTGCGTGATAAAATAATTTATGTGCTTAAGGATCCAAAAGTAGAGATTGGTTATAGAAGTGAAGACAATGATTCTG GTACTGGAATTTCCTCATCTCCGACTTTagtaaataaatatctaaagGAACAG GTTAAATCACTACAGTCTCAGCTTGATGAGTACATCAaactttccaaaaacaaagcagatgTTGTTCTTGAGGATTGTAAGCGTGCATTAGAAAGCGCCAGGGAAAGAATCAAGCaagatgaagaagaaaataagaaaCTTCGGCATAA aTTGCAAAAGCTTGAAACTGAAATGCtggaaaatcaacaaaaaattgcCAAGAAGAAAGACAAAGAAGATAACGGTATAGAGAGTAATGGCCAAAAAGAACCCCTTAGTTCTCGATCTTCTAGAGGAAAATCTTCTGGGAGCACTGAATCCATCTCGGATGTTGCCTCAGGCTTTAAAGACATGCATTTATCCTTAATTTTGCTGTCAAAAATTCTTTCTAAACTCAAATCCATATTGAATAATATTcataacactaaaatatttttgaaaactctgGACAGTTCTCAGGTCCCACCTTCTAGCCTCCCAGACTATGCAGAAAATACAGATATTGTACAACTTGAGACTTACGCAAGGCAATGCACTCGTTTGACTTATGATGTTAACTGTATGCAAAAAGCTTTGGCAAATAAGTACTTTTTCAAACAGTCTAGAGGAGCTGAGAAAGTCGAATCTATAGTGCCTAATGTGCTGATGGATAACTTACAAGATGTTTTAAGAGATCTTGCAAACAGTACAACAGAAgctgatttaattattttaaacttgaaTCGATCTCGGTTTTTCGAACAATTACAGTGTGCTCCGGGAAAGGAAAGAAAAGCTGAGAGTCCTACTAGTTGTTTGAAGGATGCAGCTGAATTCAAAAAACTTATTAACACTTATAAATGCGTCGGTGGCTCAATTTCGAAAGCCATCAATCTTACCGAAAAGGCTTTGTTAAAGTGTGAGGTGAGTGACTTTGTTGAAGTTATAGATGTGCCAGGAACGTCATATTCTGTGGACAAAAAAAAGTTAGAACCAAAGATTGTTAGGAACTTAAGTTCTGAATGGGTTGATAAAGGTGCGTTGCCTCTTAAATCTTATGAAGttatgaaagaaaagaaagttcCTAAGCAGCTACAAAACTCTGGCAGGAATTTTGACAAAGGAGAGTCTCGCTCAAAATCggcaaatttttcaaatgttcatAGTCAGTCAAAAAGAGATAAAGAATCTAGAAATTCAACACCAGAATGCTTTGAGCTGGAGGAAGAGTTGACAAAAACTGCATCGGATTTTCCTAGACAGCATGTTAAAGGGATGTATGTAAACTTACCGTCTGAACATTGCTCTCAGCTCAAATCCCAGGCATTCCCTACAACTCAGCTAAGGGCAGAAGATAAAGTATTCAAGCATTCAAAAGCATGTGGACCAAAG GCTAAAACTGGAACATCAGAAGATTTGgaaaaactgattaaaatttataaaaatgcaatGAGTGAGGCAGAAGATCTTGGAGTAGGAAAGTCTGAATTAAAGGCCCTTTCTAGCAA GCTAAAACTGACTGAAGAGTTTCTTGAATTAGAGCAAATAGAAGAAGGTAAAGAAAATGAAGATAGAAGCATTTCATCAAAACAGACTCAGAGTATACTTACTTCTCGTTCATCTACAGATGATATAATAAGATGGATAAACAGAACTCTTGCAAAAGTGAAACAAGTTGAAAGTAAAGAATGTCTACAAGATGATGAATTATGCaagaatttagaagaaaaaataaacggTTTAGCTAAAAGGTTAAAAGAGCTTTCCGAAGAGTTCAGt GTACAAAACCTACACCAACAATTCTCTGAATATTCATCTGCAACAATGAATAAATTAGAAACTTTAGCAAAACAGACTAGAGATTCCGTTAGTGCTGCTGAAGCTCAGATTGGTACTTATAAAGCAAATGTAAAAATTCTATCTCAAAA GTTGAAAGATACTGAAGAACTTCTTCGCGAGAGTGTAAATGAATGTCTGTCTCTGAAACAAAAGTTGAAATCAGAAGAAGAGAAAAGAGAGAAACAGAAAATGGCATTTTATTCAGAGCTCAGACAAAAAGTGTCACAAGTAGCTGAGATTGAAGAActggaaaaaatactggatgATGTTATGTCTTCAGAGGTAGTAATCTCCAAAGATAAAAGGAGACCATCTGGTCCTTATGAATGCATGTACTGCAAACAGGGACCAGGTCATAAAATgtgtgaagaaaaaattaaagatttgagAGCTAACAATCGGAAGCTAACCACAGAaatgaag ctAGTACAACAAGAACTGAAGGAAGAAAAAATGTGTGCCAGTTCTGACCTGAAACAGGCAGAGAAAGCAATAAGAGAATTAACTGCCGAGCGTAACACTTTAAAAGATTCTGCTCAATCTTTAGAG tcAAAATGTTCTTCACTTACTGAGCAGTTGAAAGTTGAGCGAAATAAAACAAAGAACATGGAAAGGTATCGCAAGCTTGAAATTGAAGGATTCCAAACAGATATAAAAAACCTCAAGACCAAGATCAGAGATTTGGAAAAACAGTTAATGAAGGTAGATCTTCATTTTTTCATCATGGTTTGGATAGAAATCGATCTGTCTAATTTAATAATCAAAGACTTGGAAACCAAAATGTGTCTAAACTTAAGTGAAATTGTTCTTACGTATGGCTTACCAGAATTCAATCTATAA